In Aureibaculum algae, the following are encoded in one genomic region:
- the bglX gene encoding beta-glucosidase BglX codes for MSCQSQKVTTVQNTLSIEEKVDSLMKLMTLEEKIGQLNLPSAGQITTGQATNSDIAGKIEKGLVGGLFNIKSAASIHEIQKIAVDKSRLKIPLLFGMDVIHGYKTTFPIPLGLSSSWDMDLIEETARVAAKEASADGINWTFSPMVDISRDPRWGRVSEGSGEDVYIGSRIAEAMVKGYQGEDLALDNTIMACVKHFALYGAAEAGRDYNTVDMSKIRMYNEYLPPYKAAVDAGVGTVMASFNEIDGVPATGNKWLLTDLLRKDWGFNGFVVTDYTGINEMIAHGMGDLQQVSAMALKAGSDMDMVGEGFLTTLKKSIDQGKVSIEELDNAVKKIVTAKYKLGLFDHPYQYSNVERAKKEVFTKENRDFARKVSAESMVLLKNENNVLPLKKSGTIALIGPLSNTALNMSGTWSVATDQEKSIPLLEGLKTVVGNKATIVHAKGSNVDYDLDFEKRVTMFGKEIPRDGRTDKDLLDEALKVASKADVIVAAIGETAEFSGESSSVTNLQIPQVQKELLNALLKTGKPVVLVLFTGRPLSITEEDKNVPAILNVWFPGSEAGLAISDVLFGDVNPSGKLTATFPMNVGQVPIFYNHKNTGRPLGNKDGRFEKFKSNYLDVKNEPLYPFGYGLSYTTFDYGKLQLSTKEILFSEKLTATVTVTNSGNYDGAEVVQLYIRDKVGSVTRPVKELKGFQKIFLKKGESKKVSFTISIEDLKFYNSDLNFVAEPGDFDIAIAGSSAFEFKEGFVLKK; via the coding sequence ATGTCTTGTCAAAGCCAAAAAGTAACCACTGTTCAGAACACATTATCAATCGAAGAGAAAGTAGATTCGTTGATGAAGTTAATGACATTAGAAGAAAAAATTGGTCAATTAAATTTACCCAGTGCCGGCCAAATAACCACAGGACAGGCTACAAATTCTGATATCGCTGGTAAAATTGAAAAAGGCTTAGTAGGTGGACTTTTCAATATAAAATCAGCCGCAAGTATTCATGAAATTCAAAAAATTGCAGTGGATAAAAGCCGTTTAAAAATTCCTTTACTTTTTGGAATGGACGTCATTCATGGCTATAAAACAACGTTTCCAATTCCTTTAGGGTTATCCTCTTCTTGGGATATGGATCTTATTGAAGAAACGGCCAGAGTAGCAGCGAAAGAAGCCTCTGCAGATGGTATTAACTGGACGTTTTCTCCTATGGTTGATATATCTAGAGATCCTAGATGGGGTAGAGTTTCGGAAGGTTCTGGAGAAGATGTTTATATCGGTAGTAGAATTGCTGAAGCCATGGTAAAAGGGTATCAGGGCGAAGATTTAGCCCTAGATAACACCATTATGGCGTGTGTAAAACACTTTGCATTATATGGTGCTGCAGAAGCAGGTAGAGATTACAATACGGTAGACATGAGTAAAATTAGAATGTATAACGAATATTTACCTCCTTACAAGGCTGCAGTTGATGCTGGTGTGGGTACCGTAATGGCGTCATTTAATGAAATAGATGGTGTGCCAGCAACGGGTAACAAATGGTTGCTTACCGATTTATTAAGAAAAGATTGGGGATTTAATGGTTTTGTAGTCACTGATTATACAGGTATTAACGAAATGATCGCTCATGGTATGGGTGATTTGCAACAAGTCTCTGCTATGGCTTTAAAAGCAGGAAGTGATATGGATATGGTGGGTGAAGGTTTTTTAACCACACTTAAAAAGTCTATAGACCAAGGTAAAGTAAGTATAGAGGAGCTTGATAATGCCGTTAAAAAAATAGTAACTGCAAAATATAAGTTGGGACTTTTTGATCATCCATATCAGTACAGTAATGTTGAACGAGCAAAGAAGGAAGTTTTTACTAAAGAGAATAGAGATTTTGCAAGAAAAGTTAGTGCGGAATCAATGGTTTTATTAAAAAATGAAAATAATGTTTTACCGTTAAAAAAATCGGGAACTATTGCTTTAATTGGCCCATTATCAAATACGGCGTTGAATATGTCGGGGACATGGAGCGTAGCAACAGATCAAGAAAAATCAATACCCTTGTTGGAAGGTTTAAAAACAGTGGTCGGTAATAAAGCAACTATAGTACATGCCAAAGGAAGTAATGTGGATTACGATTTAGATTTTGAAAAACGAGTGACCATGTTTGGGAAAGAAATTCCTAGAGATGGTAGAACGGACAAAGATCTATTAGATGAAGCTCTAAAAGTAGCTTCAAAAGCTGATGTTATCGTGGCTGCAATTGGCGAAACTGCTGAATTCAGTGGAGAGAGCAGTAGTGTAACTAATCTTCAGATACCACAAGTACAAAAAGAGTTGTTGAATGCCTTATTAAAAACAGGCAAACCAGTGGTTCTTGTGTTGTTTACAGGCAGACCATTGTCCATAACGGAGGAAGATAAAAATGTTCCAGCAATTCTTAATGTTTGGTTTCCGGGAAGCGAAGCGGGCTTAGCAATTTCAGATGTTTTATTTGGTGATGTAAATCCTTCAGGTAAATTAACAGCTACGTTTCCGATGAATGTTGGTCAAGTTCCTATCTTTTATAATCATAAAAATACAGGAAGGCCGTTGGGGAATAAGGATGGCAGATTTGAAAAATTTAAAAGTAACTATTTAGATGTTAAAAATGAGCCTTTATATCCTTTCGGATATGGCTTAAGTTATACAACATTTGATTATGGTAAATTACAATTATCTACAAAAGAAATTTTATTTTCTGAAAAATTAACAGCCACTGTAACGGTTACGAATTCAGGAAATTATGATGGGGCAGAAGTAGTGCAACTTTATATTCGAGATAAGGTAGGAAGTGTTACCCGTCCCGTAAAAGAATTAAAAGGATTTCAAAAAATATTCCTAAAAAAAGGAGAAAGTAAAAAGGTGAGTTTCACAATATCAATAGAGGATTTGAAATTTTATAATAGTGATTTAAATTTTGTTGCGGAACCTGGCGATTTTGACATTGCGATTGCAGGCTCTTCTGCATTTGAGTTTAAAGAAGGTTTTGTCTTGAAAAAATAA
- a CDS encoding alpha/beta hydrolase, whose protein sequence is MKKLTTLLIFLLIVTVNAQTKTTYTYAIKGKDTLQLDVYQPENSVTTATLPTLLWMHGGGFGGGARDDEREQALAEYAANNGFVGISISYRLMRKGEPTGFGCNCPKEEKLSTFKAAAEDYMDAALFVINNAKKLNINTNKIIAGGSSAGAEGILNAVYMREYFIENLEKYKTVQFAGVFSLAGAIVNANYITKENAIPTVLFHGTDDNLVPFGAASHHYCDVDKPGYLVLEGSSIIAEKLRELETSYYFYVKKGGKHEMAGVPLYDLDNVFNFFKQTVLDDKTIQIKKINNK, encoded by the coding sequence ATGAAAAAACTTACCACATTACTTATTTTTTTACTCATAGTTACAGTTAATGCACAAACAAAAACAACCTATACCTACGCTATAAAAGGAAAGGATACGTTGCAATTAGATGTTTATCAGCCTGAAAATAGTGTAACTACAGCTACATTACCTACATTGTTATGGATGCATGGTGGTGGTTTTGGAGGTGGAGCAAGAGACGACGAACGGGAGCAAGCATTAGCAGAATATGCGGCGAATAATGGTTTTGTAGGGATATCAATTTCATACCGTTTAATGCGAAAAGGGGAGCCTACAGGTTTTGGGTGTAATTGTCCCAAAGAGGAAAAACTTAGTACATTCAAAGCTGCCGCTGAAGATTATATGGACGCGGCCTTATTTGTGATAAATAATGCAAAAAAATTAAATATAAATACAAATAAAATTATAGCTGGTGGTAGTAGTGCAGGAGCAGAGGGTATTTTAAATGCGGTGTACATGCGTGAATATTTTATTGAAAATTTAGAGAAATATAAAACAGTACAATTTGCAGGTGTATTTTCATTGGCAGGAGCCATCGTTAATGCTAATTATATAACAAAAGAAAATGCAATTCCGACAGTATTATTCCATGGAACAGACGATAATTTAGTTCCTTTTGGTGCGGCATCACATCATTATTGTGATGTTGATAAACCAGGATACCTTGTGTTGGAAGGCTCTAGTATTATTGCTGAAAAATTAAGGGAATTGGAAACCTCTTATTATTTTTATGTAAAAAAAGGTGGAAAACACGAAATGGCTGGAGTTCCTTTATATGATTTAGACAATGTGTTTAATTTTTTTAAACAAACCGTTTTAGATGATAAAACCATACAGATTAAGAAAATAAACAATAAATAA
- a CDS encoding sulfatase family protein has translation MRHLLIVIFLSLFLLSCNNKQKNNKEQFEKPTRPNIIFIMADDHAEQAISAYGHPISKLAPTPNIDRIADAGVRFNNNFNTNSICGPSRAVILTGKHSHINGFKMNGDKFDGNQVTLPKLLQKEGYQTAIVGKWHLHGYPQGFDYWNIIEDQGHYYNPDFIHNGDTTRIEGYATDIITDMSLKWLEENSKKKKPFFMMIHHKAPHRNWMPAPRHMNLYDTVTFPIPENYFSKHENQLSAQLQLQTVYKDMYEGHDLKMTLKKGSPELAHNPWTNDFDRMSFEQRTEWDKAYQSKNDAFHDANLTGKALAAWKYQRYMQEYLATIKSVDEGVGKILDYLEENRLSENTIVVYTSDQGFYLGEKGFFDKRYMYEESLGMPLLMKYPKGITKGTLVEALTQNLDFAETFLDYAQAQIPADMQGKSLKPLLEGKLQDKDFRDAIYYHYYDFPAFHMVHKQYGVRTKRYKLIHFYDDIDAWELYDLQTDPKENKNQIDNPEYKAIKESLLITLDSLQKVYKVTEKDFKKASKKAVNLNYEKFKRLRGTEPLIDF, from the coding sequence ATGCGTCATCTTCTCATTGTTATCTTTTTATCTTTATTCTTGCTTTCTTGTAATAATAAACAGAAAAACAACAAAGAACAATTCGAGAAGCCTACGAGACCGAATATAATATTTATAATGGCAGATGACCATGCAGAACAAGCCATTAGTGCTTATGGACATCCGATAAGTAAATTAGCACCAACGCCAAACATTGATAGAATAGCGGACGCTGGAGTACGCTTTAATAATAATTTTAATACCAATTCAATTTGCGGACCAAGTAGAGCTGTTATTTTAACAGGGAAGCATAGTCATATTAACGGATTTAAAATGAATGGAGATAAATTTGATGGCAATCAAGTTACCTTACCAAAATTACTACAAAAAGAAGGTTATCAAACGGCTATCGTAGGAAAATGGCATTTACATGGATATCCACAAGGCTTTGATTACTGGAATATTATTGAAGATCAAGGGCACTATTATAATCCCGATTTTATACATAATGGAGATACAACAAGAATAGAAGGTTATGCCACAGATATAATTACAGACATGAGTTTAAAATGGTTGGAAGAAAATTCAAAAAAAAAGAAACCTTTTTTTATGATGATTCATCACAAAGCCCCACATAGAAACTGGATGCCTGCTCCAAGACACATGAACTTATATGATACGGTTACCTTTCCAATACCTGAAAATTATTTCTCAAAACACGAAAATCAGTTATCAGCACAGCTCCAATTGCAAACGGTCTATAAGGATATGTATGAAGGGCACGACTTAAAAATGACGCTAAAAAAAGGAAGTCCAGAATTAGCTCATAATCCATGGACAAATGATTTTGATAGAATGTCTTTTGAGCAACGAACGGAATGGGATAAAGCGTATCAATCCAAAAATGATGCTTTTCATGATGCTAACTTAACTGGTAAAGCATTGGCAGCATGGAAATACCAACGTTATATGCAAGAGTATTTGGCCACCATAAAATCAGTTGATGAGGGGGTAGGTAAAATTCTCGATTATTTAGAAGAGAATAGGTTGTCAGAGAACACTATTGTAGTATATACTTCAGATCAAGGGTTTTATCTCGGAGAAAAAGGTTTCTTTGATAAACGCTATATGTATGAAGAGTCTTTAGGTATGCCTTTATTAATGAAATATCCTAAAGGTATTACAAAAGGAACACTAGTAGAAGCATTAACACAAAACTTAGATTTTGCGGAGACTTTTTTAGATTATGCCCAAGCTCAAATTCCCGCAGATATGCAAGGGAAATCACTAAAGCCCTTGTTAGAAGGTAAGTTACAGGATAAGGATTTTAGAGATGCTATTTACTACCATTACTATGATTTTCCTGCATTTCATATGGTTCATAAGCAGTATGGTGTAAGAACAAAACGTTATAAGTTAATTCATTTTTATGATGATATTGACGCATGGGAGTTATATGACCTACAGACAGACCCAAAGGAGAATAAAAACCAAATAGATAACCCAGAATATAAAGCGATAAAAGAAAGCTTATTAATTACATTAGATTCACTGCAAAAGGTATATAAAGTAACTGAAAAGGATTTTAAAAAGGCTTCAAAGAAAGCAGTGAACCTGAATTATGAAAAATTTAAAAGGTTGAGAGGTACTGAACCTTTGATAGACTTTTAA
- a CDS encoding PHP domain-containing protein produces the protein MKITAPICKLITLLILMCMVSCIPKEKPTKKWLKGNLHAHSYWSDGDDFPEMIMDWYKTNSYDFTVLSDHNTLNEGDKWITISMKEHLQKGFKNYLNKFGEDWVEHKLDSADNIQVKLKTLQEYKSLFEDENFIMIPSEEITTGFEGKHIHINATNIQKVIKPLKGDSKVAIIQKNIDAILAQRKEMNVPIMPHINHPNFGFSLTADDFVQLNNVQFFEVYNGHPAVHNEGDSTHLSTEQIWDVVNTAYVQENKPLLYGIASDDSHQYHQFSKKYSNAGRGWVMVQSDSLKAENIITAMEAGDFYATTGVQLEELSRVDNELHIKVKAEPNVNYKIEFIGVTASDNKTKVIKVVNGLEASLVLDKDYLFIRARVVSNKTNMNFFDENEFEKAWIQPITLK, from the coding sequence ATGAAAATTACTGCTCCAATTTGTAAACTTATTACCTTGCTAATTTTAATGTGCATGGTGTCATGTATACCAAAAGAAAAACCAACGAAAAAGTGGTTGAAAGGGAATTTGCATGCCCATTCCTATTGGAGTGATGGCGACGATTTTCCTGAAATGATAATGGATTGGTATAAAACCAATTCATATGATTTTACGGTACTTTCTGATCATAATACCTTAAATGAAGGCGATAAATGGATTACGATATCTATGAAAGAGCATCTGCAAAAAGGATTTAAAAATTACCTAAACAAATTTGGGGAAGATTGGGTGGAGCATAAGTTAGACAGTGCAGATAACATACAGGTCAAATTAAAAACACTACAAGAATATAAGTCACTTTTTGAAGATGAAAATTTTATAATGATTCCTTCTGAGGAAATAACAACTGGATTTGAAGGGAAGCATATTCATATCAATGCCACAAATATTCAGAAAGTAATTAAACCCTTAAAGGGCGATTCAAAAGTAGCTATAATTCAAAAGAATATAGATGCTATTCTCGCTCAAAGAAAAGAAATGAACGTACCCATTATGCCGCATATTAATCATCCAAATTTTGGATTTTCCTTAACGGCAGATGATTTTGTACAATTAAATAATGTGCAATTTTTCGAAGTTTATAATGGACATCCCGCGGTTCATAATGAAGGCGATTCAACACATTTAAGTACAGAACAAATTTGGGATGTTGTAAATACGGCATATGTACAAGAAAACAAACCTTTGCTTTATGGTATAGCCTCAGATGACAGTCACCAATACCACCAATTCTCAAAAAAATATAGTAATGCAGGTAGGGGTTGGGTAATGGTTCAATCAGATAGTTTAAAGGCAGAAAATATTATTACCGCAATGGAAGCTGGTGATTTTTATGCAACTACAGGCGTTCAGTTAGAAGAGTTATCTCGAGTAGACAATGAATTACATATAAAAGTAAAAGCAGAACCCAATGTGAATTACAAGATAGAATTTATTGGTGTTACTGCGTCAGATAATAAGACAAAGGTTATTAAAGTAGTCAATGGTTTAGAAGCTTCATTGGTTTTAGATAAAGATTATTTATTTATAAGAGCTAGAGTTGTTTCAAACAAAACCAATATGAATTTCTTTGATGAAAATGAATTTGAAAAAGCATGGATTCAGCCGATAACTCTTAAGTAA
- a CDS encoding sodium/sugar symporter yields the protein MTAHFGFWDYFIFITYALLILGVGLWVSRDKKGHQKNAEDYFLASKSLPWWAIGASLIAANISAEQFIGMSGSGFASGLAIASYEWMAALTLLIVGKYFLPIFIEKGLYTIPEFVEKRYSTNLKTILAVFWIALYVFVNLTTVLYLGALALETIMGVPMVYGVLGLALFAAAYSLYGGLSAVAWTDVIQVVFLILGGLVTTYLALDTVSGGNGFLAGLTRVYEEVPDRFAMILDKSNPEFKNLPGIAVLVGGMWVANLYYWGFNQYIIQRTLAAKSLKEAQKGILLAAFLKMLIPLIVVIPGIAAYVMINDPEIMANLGDAGLKNLPSLEQADKAYPWLLQFLPTGLKGVAFAALAAAIVSSLASMLNSTSTIFTMDIYKQYINKNADDKSTVGMGRISAGVALLIAALLAPQLGNLDQAFQFIQEYTGIVSPGILAVFMLGLFWKKTTNKAAIIGALSSIPIAMYFKVGPNGWSTSSLFVDVPFMDQMGYTFILTMIVIIIASLIQHHGKNDEKGIDIKKGLFKTSPVFNIGAFIVMIILVLLYSVFWN from the coding sequence ATGACAGCACATTTCGGATTTTGGGATTATTTTATATTTATAACCTATGCACTCCTTATTTTAGGAGTAGGATTATGGGTATCACGCGATAAAAAAGGACATCAAAAAAATGCTGAGGATTATTTTTTGGCGAGTAAGTCATTGCCATGGTGGGCAATTGGAGCTTCTTTGATAGCTGCGAATATCTCCGCAGAACAATTTATAGGGATGTCAGGATCAGGATTTGCTTCTGGATTAGCTATTGCCTCATATGAATGGATGGCCGCATTGACCTTATTAATCGTGGGTAAGTATTTCTTGCCTATTTTTATTGAAAAGGGTCTGTATACCATTCCCGAATTTGTAGAAAAAAGGTATTCTACCAATCTTAAGACCATTTTAGCCGTATTTTGGATTGCGTTATATGTATTTGTCAACTTAACGACAGTGTTATATTTAGGAGCTTTAGCGTTAGAAACCATTATGGGCGTGCCTATGGTTTATGGTGTGTTGGGACTAGCACTTTTTGCTGCTGCCTATTCACTTTACGGTGGATTATCTGCTGTAGCATGGACAGATGTAATACAAGTTGTGTTTTTAATTTTAGGAGGTTTGGTGACGACTTATTTAGCCTTAGATACAGTTTCTGGTGGAAACGGTTTTTTAGCAGGACTTACCAGAGTTTATGAAGAAGTACCTGATCGTTTTGCGATGATCTTAGATAAATCAAATCCTGAATTTAAAAACCTACCAGGTATTGCAGTTTTAGTAGGAGGTATGTGGGTTGCCAATTTGTATTATTGGGGGTTTAATCAATACATCATTCAAAGAACATTAGCCGCCAAATCATTAAAAGAAGCTCAAAAAGGTATATTATTGGCTGCTTTTTTAAAGATGTTAATTCCACTAATTGTTGTAATTCCAGGTATTGCAGCTTATGTAATGATTAATGACCCAGAAATTATGGCGAATCTTGGTGATGCAGGCTTAAAAAACTTGCCTTCTTTAGAGCAAGCCGATAAAGCCTACCCATGGTTATTACAGTTTTTACCAACGGGTCTTAAGGGAGTTGCCTTTGCCGCATTAGCTGCCGCAATTGTTTCATCATTAGCTTCGATGTTAAATTCAACGTCAACCATTTTTACAATGGACATCTACAAGCAGTATATCAACAAAAATGCAGATGATAAAAGTACGGTAGGTATGGGAAGAATATCTGCTGGAGTTGCTTTGCTTATTGCAGCACTTTTAGCTCCGCAATTGGGTAATTTAGATCAAGCATTCCAGTTTATTCAAGAATATACAGGTATTGTAAGTCCTGGAATTTTAGCAGTGTTTATGTTAGGTTTATTCTGGAAAAAAACAACAAACAAAGCGGCCATTATTGGTGCGTTATCTTCTATTCCTATTGCCATGTATTTTAAAGTTGGCCCAAATGGATGGTCAACAAGCTCTCTATTTGTTGATGTTCCTTTTATGGATCAAATGGGATACACTTTTATATTGACCATGATCGTTATAATTATAGCCAGTTTAATACAGCATCATGGTAAAAATGATGAAAAAGGAATTGATATTAAGAAGGGCTTATTTAAAACGAGTCCGGTCTTTAATATTGGTGCTTTTATTGTGATGATTATATTAGTCTTGTTATATTCTGTATTCTGGAATTAA
- a CDS encoding NAD(P)H-hydrate dehydratase: MPKILSVKQLYAADTATVKKNDISFIDLMEHVGTLCFQWIHDRLQGDPITIQIFCGTGNNGGDGLVIARHLKQYGYNVKTHIINCGNDRSEVFLKNYDRLKEIGVWAEMITCESELPAVSENDMVVDAIFGLGLSRKPENLIKKVIEHINGSNAFVLSIDFPSGLYAEKSVTDTVSVVKAYHTLTFQTPKLAFLLPENRYYTKTWEVLDIGLDAEYIYNAKTDNYLLYKQDIKPMYRFREKFSHKGEFGHAVIIGGSYGKMGAVTLSTKAAISIGSGLVTAHIPQCGYQIIQTSVPEIMVEVDAENEMQKFDININATVIGIGVGMGTHIETVKGFTEFLNKNKVPLVLDADALNIISKNKELLKLVPENSVLTPHPKEFERLVGKWKNDYDKLKKLRSLSKKHKIIIVLKGAYSAIAHEGALFFNSTGNPALSTAGSGDVLTGIITGLIAQNYHPFEAAKMGVYLHGKTSELAMKTKVYETFIASDIIDYLSSAIMDLLMKEPKVVPQKEAESKNDKKAKPDEGTEMYI, from the coding sequence ATGCCAAAAATTCTTTCTGTAAAACAATTATACGCAGCTGATACCGCAACGGTAAAAAAAAATGACATTAGTTTTATCGACCTAATGGAACATGTGGGTACGTTGTGTTTTCAATGGATTCACGATCGACTTCAAGGAGATCCTATAACCATTCAAATATTTTGTGGTACGGGTAATAATGGAGGTGATGGTTTGGTAATTGCGAGACATTTAAAACAATATGGATATAATGTTAAAACGCATATTATTAATTGTGGTAATGATCGTTCAGAAGTCTTTCTTAAAAACTACGATAGACTAAAAGAAATTGGTGTTTGGGCAGAGATGATTACTTGTGAAAGTGAACTGCCGGCAGTATCAGAAAATGACATGGTGGTTGACGCTATTTTTGGGTTAGGGTTGAGTAGAAAACCAGAAAATTTAATTAAAAAAGTGATAGAACATATTAACGGTTCAAATGCCTTTGTATTATCTATAGATTTTCCGTCTGGTTTATATGCTGAAAAGTCGGTAACGGATACCGTATCCGTTGTAAAGGCGTATCATACGTTAACTTTTCAAACTCCCAAATTAGCATTTTTATTACCAGAAAATCGTTATTATACTAAAACTTGGGAAGTACTTGATATTGGATTAGATGCTGAATATATTTACAATGCCAAAACTGATAATTACCTCCTGTACAAACAAGATATCAAACCAATGTATCGTTTTAGAGAGAAATTTTCTCATAAAGGTGAATTTGGTCATGCCGTAATCATTGGAGGAAGCTATGGTAAAATGGGAGCTGTTACATTGTCTACAAAAGCCGCAATATCTATTGGTAGCGGTTTAGTTACGGCTCATATACCACAATGTGGATATCAAATCATACAAACTTCAGTTCCTGAAATAATGGTAGAAGTTGATGCCGAAAATGAAATGCAAAAGTTTGATATAAACATTAATGCAACGGTGATTGGTATTGGCGTTGGAATGGGTACGCATATAGAGACGGTTAAGGGATTTACGGAATTTTTAAATAAAAATAAAGTACCGTTGGTATTAGACGCAGATGCTTTAAACATAATTTCAAAAAATAAAGAATTATTAAAATTAGTACCAGAAAATTCTGTTTTAACGCCCCATCCCAAAGAATTTGAAAGATTAGTTGGGAAATGGAAAAATGACTATGATAAATTAAAAAAACTACGTTCATTATCCAAAAAACATAAGATTATTATAGTACTAAAAGGAGCTTATTCTGCTATTGCTCATGAAGGTGCATTATTTTTCAATTCTACAGGAAATCCGGCATTGTCTACAGCGGGTAGTGGAGATGTGTTAACAGGAATAATTACGGGGTTAATTGCTCAAAATTACCATCCATTTGAAGCTGCAAAAATGGGAGTGTATTTGCATGGAAAAACATCAGAATTAGCAATGAAGACAAAAGTTTATGAAACATTTATTGCTTCTGATATTATTGATTATTTGTCAAGTGCTATTATGGATTTATTAATGAAAGAGCCTAAGGTTGTTCCACAAAAAGAAGCCGAATCAAAAAATGATAAAAAAGCGAAACCTGATGAGGGAACGGAAATGTACATCTAA